A window of Parambassis ranga chromosome 10, fParRan2.1, whole genome shotgun sequence contains these coding sequences:
- the LOC114442873 gene encoding centrosome and spindle pole associated protein 1-like isoform X1 gives MEINDELEKFIRERKARVAEDKASLEHDPPYMEIRAKPYRDYGSTVKENIPPKSTAQRKEESCMMSLPHSAEYERKKQRLQHELCMDYRNYVGQTKHVGPVETGPLLQLDNGKSVRQHLLEDQAGVLPKQRSPLQKDAATLTEGRIGLHRALFQTEEDEEQSSVTHRHRDRLRRHVDQESEEEYFFKDKLGPLEGRGRRHVGVEASFEERRLSRTDGREKRENPGVGDQEFRMKGRRLKALTKNEDAGFATGLIIGAPDTDEALLRRKECYRRELQEQIAEQQRNKKREKDLELRVAATGANDPEKPPDRIRQFGLSRRNGPQVVLEPSPTGESESSTRILPNTKKIGVREREMPPPEQPHVVFQSPLLEYSSALGFGGGGLSPNSQQPAVPSFPSVMDIPRNPLFPPYPPSVLSEACRSPYGEPHHYYGTRNLLDPNMAYYGHPHGHGTGLPMSYWNIPQGGAVPSQFGTHSPPSQHSGSSYFEAPTQPSNDTAKQVRAFPSERSRTPRDRVLSYREALNQQIQDQQKQKQQEKEEKERYEAQLEADMRNHQPWGRGGGGAPLRDSTGKLIADLNQMHKLNEEAYSNPEQWQRRAAAVIAARQPVHRDPNERVSGFAHVQTPQFARGKVFANQATPQQLQEQDEYMAYLKQQIEEKMRKKAEEKEQTRLAEEKEERRLAEERARIQREYDEEQEGKKRKEMEQKAENEKLNQLAEQRKMAAERKKEVEENEAAALRRQYERERQARVEEVHRVPSPPIPTLQRRQGHHQYTPRPPTVDSQHSTAPLSERSLSGLQSPPVPACRNQLRAAEDQRDVFSELSALRRQLHSEQKRLESHLQQSDWEELDSPLSNRHQERPFVDVFDMARLRRQAPVRRPNSTNAEPRNLLRIHNSLQLKDLDGELRLGFREDPKLEDMGVTSRRRRDYRDLYQQFSSQRSTVQDDYSDLSSPLQNDYLRSITRRSARGSLLESESAFIDPLGDASPLPHTPELERAHQLSARERRRLAKQSQRPQEQVAYSQLIGRHDDHSRLWHKAELSDKNRTQNTTGRLMAPSHHRTTAGPLDLSDDDSSPPLRHQGSVESFATNPWMRPETSDTLKRLDRPLRRERLAT, from the exons ATGGAGATAAATGATGAGCTGGAGAAGTTTATCAGGGAACGGAAGGCGCGGGTGGCAGAGGATAAAGCCAGTTTAGAACATGACCCTCCCTACATGGAaataagg GCCAAACCATACAGAGACTATGGGTCCACTGTTAAGGAAAATATCCCCCCCAAGTCTACAGCTCAGAGAAAAG AGGAGAGCTGCATGATGAGTCTTCCCCACTCTGCGGAGTATGAGCGAAAgaagcagaggctgcagcatgagctctgtatgGATTATCGGAACTACGTTGGTCAG ACAAAGCACGTTGGCCCTGTAGAAACTGGACCTTTACTACAACTTGATAACGGGAAGTCTGTCAGG CAACACTTGCTCGAAGACCAGGCAGGTGTTCTTCCCAAGCAGCGATCACCCTTGCAAAAGGATGCTGCCACTCTAACAGAGGGCCGTATAGGCCTGCACAGGGCACTGTTCCAGACTGAGGAAGACGAAGAGCAGTCATCAGTAACTCACAGGCATCGTGATAGGCTACGGAGGCATGTGGACcaggagtcagaggaggagtaCTTTTTTAAAGATAAGCTTGGGCCACTGGAAGGCAGAGGGCGCCGACATGTGGGGGTCGAGGCCAGTTTTGAGGAGCGACGACTCTCTAGGACTGATGGCAG GGAAAAGAGGGAGAATCCAGGAGTTGGAGATCAAGAATTCAGGATGAAAGGAAGGAGATTAAAAGCACTGACAAAAAATGAAGATGCTGGGTTTGCCACTGGTCTTATAATAG GAGCACCTGATACAGACGAGGCTCTGCTGAGGAGGAAAGAATGCTACAGACGGGAGCTGCAAGAGCAGATAGCTGAACAGCAGCGGAACAAGAAGAG GGAGAAGGATTTGGAGTTGAGAGTCGCAGCAACAGGAGCAAACGACCCTGAGAAACCG CCAGATCGAATCAGACAATTTGGTCTGAGCAGGAGAAATGGTCCTCAGGTTGTCTTGGAGCCTTCACCGACAGGAGAGAGTGAATCTTCAACCAGAATTCTACCTAATACCAAGAAGATAGGTGTCAGGGAAAGAGAAATGCCTCCTCCTGAGCAGCCCCATGTGGTCTTCCAGTCCCCTCTGCTGGAATACAGCTCTGCTCTGGGCTTCGGGGGAGGTGGTCTGTCTCCCAACAGCCAACAGCCTGCTGTCCCCTCCTTCCCCAGTGTCATGGACATTCCCAG AAATCCTCTGTTTCCCCCTTACCCTCCCTCTGTACTAAGTGAAGCATGTAGGAGTCCGTATGGTGAACCCCACCATTACTATGGCACTAGGAACCTCCTCGATCCAAACATGGCCTACT ATGGCCATCCACATGGTCATGGTACTGGCCTTCCCATGTCCTACTGGAATATACCACAGGGGGGAGCTGTTCCCAGCCAGTTTGGTACTCATAGCCCACCCAGCCAGCACAGTGGAAGCAGCTACTTTGAGGCTCCAACACA GCCCAGCAATGACACTGCTAAGCAAGTCAGGGCTTTCCCTTCAGAGAGATCCAGAACACCCAGGGATAGGGTTTTGAGCTACAGAGAGGCTCTGAACCAACAG ATCCAGGACCAACAGAAGCAGAAGCaacaagagaaggaggagaaggaacgATATGAGGCCCAGCTGGAGGCTGACATGAGGAACCACCAGCCCTGggggagaggtggaggtggagcacCCCTGAGGGACAGCACAGGAAAACTCATTG CTGACCTCAACCAGATGCACAAGCTGAATGAGGAGGCTTACAGCAATCCAGAACAGTGGCAGCGGAGAGCCGCGGCTGTCATAGCTGCACGCCAGCCAGTACACCGCGACCCGAATGAAAGAGTCTCTG GTTTTGCCCATGTCCAAACCCCGCAGTTTGCCAGAGGCAAAGTCTTTGCCAACCAGGCTACTCCGCAACAACTCCAGGAGCAAGACGAGTACATGGCTTACCTCAAACAGCAG ATTGAGGAGAAGATGCGTAAAAAGGCGGAGGAGAAAGAACAGACCAGACTggcagaggagaaagaagagaggcGACTGGCAGAGGAGAGGGCTCGTATTCAGAGGGAATATGATGAAGAACAGGAGGGGAAGAAACGAAAGGAGATGGAG CAAAAGGCTGAGAATGAGAAGCTAAATCAGTTGGCGGAACAGAGGAAGATGGCagctgagaggaagaaggaggtaGAAGAGAACGAGGCGGCAGCACTGAGAAGAcagtatgagagagagagacaggcacgAGTGGAGGAG GTACACAGGGTGCCCTCGCCTCCAATCCCCACTCTGCAGAGGAGACAAGGGCATCACCAGTACACCCCCAGACCTCCTACTGTTGACAGCCAGCACTCGACAGCTCCCTTGTCT GAGCGCTCTTTGTCCGGCCTCCagtctcctcctgtccctgcttGCAGAAACCAGCTCCGAGCTGCAG aagACCAACGTGACGTGTTCAGTGAACTATCAGCACTGCGCCGGCAGCTTCACAGTGAACAAAAGCGCCTGGAAAGTCATCTGCAGCAGAGCGACTGGGAGGAACTGGACTCTCCTCTCAGTAACAG ACATCAGGAGCGTCCATTCGTAGATGTGTTTGACATGGCCAGGCTGCGACGCCAGGCTCCAGTCCGAAGACCCAACTCCACAAACGCGGAGCCCAGAAACCTGCTGCGAATCCACAACTCCCTCCAGCTGAAAGACTTAG ATGGGGAGTTGAGGCTGGGCTTCAGAGAGGATCCTAAACTGGAGGACATGGGTGTAACTAGCAGGAGGAGGCGGGACTACAGGGATCTTTATCAACAGTTCAGCAGCCAGAGGTCTACAGTTCAGGATG ATTATTCCGACCTGTCCTCACCACTACAGAATGATTATCTG AGGAGCATCACAAGGAGATCTGCACGAGGCTCACTCCTGGAATCAGAGAGTGCGTTTATTG ACCCCCTAGGCGATGCCTCTCCATTACCTCACACCCCTGAACTAGAGAGAGCTCATCAGCTgtcagccagagagaggaggaggctggcCAAACAGTCACAGCGCCCACAG GAACAAGTTGCTTACAGCCAGCTAATTGGCCGGCATGACGATCACTCCAGGCTGTGGCACAAAGCAGAGCTCAGTGATAAGAACAGGACCCAGAACACAACAGGTCGCCTAATGGCTCCAAGTCATCATCGCACCACAGCCG GACCATTGGATCTGTCTGATGAtgactcctctcctccccttcgCCATCAGGGCTCCGTAGAAAGTTTTGCCACCAATCCATGGATGCGGCCAGAAACATCAGACACTCTGAAACGTTTGGACCGTCCATTGAGGAGGGAACGGTTGGCAACATAG
- the LOC114442873 gene encoding centrosome and spindle pole-associated protein 1-like isoform X3, whose protein sequence is MEINDELEKFIRERKARVAEDKASLEHDPPYMEIRAKPYRDYGSTVKENIPPKSTAQRKEESCMMSLPHSAEYERKKQRLQHELCMDYRNYVGQQHLLEDQAGVLPKQRSPLQKDAATLTEGRIGLHRALFQTEEDEEQSSVTHRHRDRLRRHVDQESEEEYFFKDKLGPLEGRGRRHVGVEASFEERRLSRTDGREKRENPGVGDQEFRMKGRRLKALTKNEDAGFATGLIIGAPDTDEALLRRKECYRRELQEQIAEQQRNKKREKDLELRVAATGANDPEKPPDRIRQFGLSRRNGPQVVLEPSPTGESESSTRILPNTKKIGVREREMPPPEQPHVVFQSPLLEYSSALGFGGGGLSPNSQQPAVPSFPSVMDIPRNPLFPPYPPSVLSEACRSPYGEPHHYYGTRNLLDPNMAYYGHPHGHGTGLPMSYWNIPQGGAVPSQFGTHSPPSQHSGSSYFEAPTQPSNDTAKQVRAFPSERSRTPRDRVLSYREALNQQIQDQQKQKQQEKEEKERYEAQLEADMRNHQPWGRGGGGAPLRDSTGKLIADLNQMHKLNEEAYSNPEQWQRRAAAVIAARQPVHRDPNERVSGFAHVQTPQFARGKVFANQATPQQLQEQDEYMAYLKQQIEEKMRKKAEEKEQTRLAEEKEERRLAEERARIQREYDEEQEGKKRKEMEQKAENEKLNQLAEQRKMAAERKKEVEENEAAALRRQYERERQARVEEVHRVPSPPIPTLQRRQGHHQYTPRPPTVDSQHSTAPLSERSLSGLQSPPVPACRNQLRAAEDQRDVFSELSALRRQLHSEQKRLESHLQQSDWEELDSPLSNRHQERPFVDVFDMARLRRQAPVRRPNSTNAEPRNLLRIHNSLQLKDLDGELRLGFREDPKLEDMGVTSRRRRDYRDLYQQFSSQRSTVQDDYSDLSSPLQNDYLRSITRRSARGSLLESESAFIDPLGDASPLPHTPELERAHQLSARERRRLAKQSQRPQEQVAYSQLIGRHDDHSRLWHKAELSDKNRTQNTTGRLMAPSHHRTTAGPLDLSDDDSSPPLRHQGSVESFATNPWMRPETSDTLKRLDRPLRRERLAT, encoded by the exons ATGGAGATAAATGATGAGCTGGAGAAGTTTATCAGGGAACGGAAGGCGCGGGTGGCAGAGGATAAAGCCAGTTTAGAACATGACCCTCCCTACATGGAaataagg GCCAAACCATACAGAGACTATGGGTCCACTGTTAAGGAAAATATCCCCCCCAAGTCTACAGCTCAGAGAAAAG AGGAGAGCTGCATGATGAGTCTTCCCCACTCTGCGGAGTATGAGCGAAAgaagcagaggctgcagcatgagctctgtatgGATTATCGGAACTACGTTGGTCAG CAACACTTGCTCGAAGACCAGGCAGGTGTTCTTCCCAAGCAGCGATCACCCTTGCAAAAGGATGCTGCCACTCTAACAGAGGGCCGTATAGGCCTGCACAGGGCACTGTTCCAGACTGAGGAAGACGAAGAGCAGTCATCAGTAACTCACAGGCATCGTGATAGGCTACGGAGGCATGTGGACcaggagtcagaggaggagtaCTTTTTTAAAGATAAGCTTGGGCCACTGGAAGGCAGAGGGCGCCGACATGTGGGGGTCGAGGCCAGTTTTGAGGAGCGACGACTCTCTAGGACTGATGGCAG GGAAAAGAGGGAGAATCCAGGAGTTGGAGATCAAGAATTCAGGATGAAAGGAAGGAGATTAAAAGCACTGACAAAAAATGAAGATGCTGGGTTTGCCACTGGTCTTATAATAG GAGCACCTGATACAGACGAGGCTCTGCTGAGGAGGAAAGAATGCTACAGACGGGAGCTGCAAGAGCAGATAGCTGAACAGCAGCGGAACAAGAAGAG GGAGAAGGATTTGGAGTTGAGAGTCGCAGCAACAGGAGCAAACGACCCTGAGAAACCG CCAGATCGAATCAGACAATTTGGTCTGAGCAGGAGAAATGGTCCTCAGGTTGTCTTGGAGCCTTCACCGACAGGAGAGAGTGAATCTTCAACCAGAATTCTACCTAATACCAAGAAGATAGGTGTCAGGGAAAGAGAAATGCCTCCTCCTGAGCAGCCCCATGTGGTCTTCCAGTCCCCTCTGCTGGAATACAGCTCTGCTCTGGGCTTCGGGGGAGGTGGTCTGTCTCCCAACAGCCAACAGCCTGCTGTCCCCTCCTTCCCCAGTGTCATGGACATTCCCAG AAATCCTCTGTTTCCCCCTTACCCTCCCTCTGTACTAAGTGAAGCATGTAGGAGTCCGTATGGTGAACCCCACCATTACTATGGCACTAGGAACCTCCTCGATCCAAACATGGCCTACT ATGGCCATCCACATGGTCATGGTACTGGCCTTCCCATGTCCTACTGGAATATACCACAGGGGGGAGCTGTTCCCAGCCAGTTTGGTACTCATAGCCCACCCAGCCAGCACAGTGGAAGCAGCTACTTTGAGGCTCCAACACA GCCCAGCAATGACACTGCTAAGCAAGTCAGGGCTTTCCCTTCAGAGAGATCCAGAACACCCAGGGATAGGGTTTTGAGCTACAGAGAGGCTCTGAACCAACAG ATCCAGGACCAACAGAAGCAGAAGCaacaagagaaggaggagaaggaacgATATGAGGCCCAGCTGGAGGCTGACATGAGGAACCACCAGCCCTGggggagaggtggaggtggagcacCCCTGAGGGACAGCACAGGAAAACTCATTG CTGACCTCAACCAGATGCACAAGCTGAATGAGGAGGCTTACAGCAATCCAGAACAGTGGCAGCGGAGAGCCGCGGCTGTCATAGCTGCACGCCAGCCAGTACACCGCGACCCGAATGAAAGAGTCTCTG GTTTTGCCCATGTCCAAACCCCGCAGTTTGCCAGAGGCAAAGTCTTTGCCAACCAGGCTACTCCGCAACAACTCCAGGAGCAAGACGAGTACATGGCTTACCTCAAACAGCAG ATTGAGGAGAAGATGCGTAAAAAGGCGGAGGAGAAAGAACAGACCAGACTggcagaggagaaagaagagaggcGACTGGCAGAGGAGAGGGCTCGTATTCAGAGGGAATATGATGAAGAACAGGAGGGGAAGAAACGAAAGGAGATGGAG CAAAAGGCTGAGAATGAGAAGCTAAATCAGTTGGCGGAACAGAGGAAGATGGCagctgagaggaagaaggaggtaGAAGAGAACGAGGCGGCAGCACTGAGAAGAcagtatgagagagagagacaggcacgAGTGGAGGAG GTACACAGGGTGCCCTCGCCTCCAATCCCCACTCTGCAGAGGAGACAAGGGCATCACCAGTACACCCCCAGACCTCCTACTGTTGACAGCCAGCACTCGACAGCTCCCTTGTCT GAGCGCTCTTTGTCCGGCCTCCagtctcctcctgtccctgcttGCAGAAACCAGCTCCGAGCTGCAG aagACCAACGTGACGTGTTCAGTGAACTATCAGCACTGCGCCGGCAGCTTCACAGTGAACAAAAGCGCCTGGAAAGTCATCTGCAGCAGAGCGACTGGGAGGAACTGGACTCTCCTCTCAGTAACAG ACATCAGGAGCGTCCATTCGTAGATGTGTTTGACATGGCCAGGCTGCGACGCCAGGCTCCAGTCCGAAGACCCAACTCCACAAACGCGGAGCCCAGAAACCTGCTGCGAATCCACAACTCCCTCCAGCTGAAAGACTTAG ATGGGGAGTTGAGGCTGGGCTTCAGAGAGGATCCTAAACTGGAGGACATGGGTGTAACTAGCAGGAGGAGGCGGGACTACAGGGATCTTTATCAACAGTTCAGCAGCCAGAGGTCTACAGTTCAGGATG ATTATTCCGACCTGTCCTCACCACTACAGAATGATTATCTG AGGAGCATCACAAGGAGATCTGCACGAGGCTCACTCCTGGAATCAGAGAGTGCGTTTATTG ACCCCCTAGGCGATGCCTCTCCATTACCTCACACCCCTGAACTAGAGAGAGCTCATCAGCTgtcagccagagagaggaggaggctggcCAAACAGTCACAGCGCCCACAG GAACAAGTTGCTTACAGCCAGCTAATTGGCCGGCATGACGATCACTCCAGGCTGTGGCACAAAGCAGAGCTCAGTGATAAGAACAGGACCCAGAACACAACAGGTCGCCTAATGGCTCCAAGTCATCATCGCACCACAGCCG GACCATTGGATCTGTCTGATGAtgactcctctcctccccttcgCCATCAGGGCTCCGTAGAAAGTTTTGCCACCAATCCATGGATGCGGCCAGAAACATCAGACACTCTGAAACGTTTGGACCGTCCATTGAGGAGGGAACGGTTGGCAACATAG
- the LOC114442873 gene encoding centrosome and spindle pole associated protein 1-like isoform X2: MEINDELEKFIRERKARVAEDKASLEHDPPYMEIRAKPYRDYGSTVKENIPPKSTAQRKEESCMMSLPHSAEYERKKQRLQHELCMDYRNYVGQTKHVGPVETGPLLQLDNGKSVRQHLLEDQAGVLPKQRSPLQKDAATLTEGRIGLHRALFQTEEDEEQSSVTHRHRDRLRRHVDQESEEEYFFKDKLGPLEGRGRRHVGVEASFEERRLSRTDGREKRENPGVGDQEFRMKGRRLKALTKNEDAGFATGLIIGAPDTDEALLRRKECYRRELQEQIAEQQRNKKREKDLELRVAATGANDPEKPPDRIRQFGLSRRNGPQVVLEPSPTGESESSTRILPNTKKIGVREREMPPPEQPHVVFQSPLLEYSSALGFGGGGLSPNSQQPAVPSFPSVMDIPRNPLFPPYPPSVLSEACRSPYGEPHHYYGTRNLLDPNMAYYGHPHGHGTGLPMSYWNIPQGGAVPSQFGTHSPPSQHSGSSYFEAPTQPSNDTAKQVRAFPSERSRTPRDRVLSYREALNQQIQDQQKQKQQEKEEKERYEAQLEADMRNHQPWGRGGGGAPLRDSTGKLIADLNQMHKLNEEAYSNPEQWQRRAAAVIAARQPVHRDPNERVSGFAHVQTPQFARGKVFANQATPQQLQEQDEYMAYLKQQIEEKMRKKAEEKEQTRLAEEKEERRLAEERARIQREYDEEQEGKKRKEMEQKAENEKLNQLAEQRKMAAERKKEVEENEAAALRRQYERERQARVEEVHRVPSPPIPTLQRRQGHHQYTPRPPTVDSQHSTAPLSERSLSGLQSPPVPACRNQLRAAEDQRDVFSELSALRRQLHSEQKRLESHLQQSDWEELDSPLSNRHQERPFVDVFDMARLRRQAPVRRPNSTNAEPRNLLRIHNSLQLKDLDGELRLGFREDPKLEDMGVTSRRRRDYRDLYQQFSSQRSTVQDDYSDLSSPLQNDYLRSITRRSARGSLLESESAFIGDASPLPHTPELERAHQLSARERRRLAKQSQRPQEQVAYSQLIGRHDDHSRLWHKAELSDKNRTQNTTGRLMAPSHHRTTAGPLDLSDDDSSPPLRHQGSVESFATNPWMRPETSDTLKRLDRPLRRERLAT, translated from the exons ATGGAGATAAATGATGAGCTGGAGAAGTTTATCAGGGAACGGAAGGCGCGGGTGGCAGAGGATAAAGCCAGTTTAGAACATGACCCTCCCTACATGGAaataagg GCCAAACCATACAGAGACTATGGGTCCACTGTTAAGGAAAATATCCCCCCCAAGTCTACAGCTCAGAGAAAAG AGGAGAGCTGCATGATGAGTCTTCCCCACTCTGCGGAGTATGAGCGAAAgaagcagaggctgcagcatgagctctgtatgGATTATCGGAACTACGTTGGTCAG ACAAAGCACGTTGGCCCTGTAGAAACTGGACCTTTACTACAACTTGATAACGGGAAGTCTGTCAGG CAACACTTGCTCGAAGACCAGGCAGGTGTTCTTCCCAAGCAGCGATCACCCTTGCAAAAGGATGCTGCCACTCTAACAGAGGGCCGTATAGGCCTGCACAGGGCACTGTTCCAGACTGAGGAAGACGAAGAGCAGTCATCAGTAACTCACAGGCATCGTGATAGGCTACGGAGGCATGTGGACcaggagtcagaggaggagtaCTTTTTTAAAGATAAGCTTGGGCCACTGGAAGGCAGAGGGCGCCGACATGTGGGGGTCGAGGCCAGTTTTGAGGAGCGACGACTCTCTAGGACTGATGGCAG GGAAAAGAGGGAGAATCCAGGAGTTGGAGATCAAGAATTCAGGATGAAAGGAAGGAGATTAAAAGCACTGACAAAAAATGAAGATGCTGGGTTTGCCACTGGTCTTATAATAG GAGCACCTGATACAGACGAGGCTCTGCTGAGGAGGAAAGAATGCTACAGACGGGAGCTGCAAGAGCAGATAGCTGAACAGCAGCGGAACAAGAAGAG GGAGAAGGATTTGGAGTTGAGAGTCGCAGCAACAGGAGCAAACGACCCTGAGAAACCG CCAGATCGAATCAGACAATTTGGTCTGAGCAGGAGAAATGGTCCTCAGGTTGTCTTGGAGCCTTCACCGACAGGAGAGAGTGAATCTTCAACCAGAATTCTACCTAATACCAAGAAGATAGGTGTCAGGGAAAGAGAAATGCCTCCTCCTGAGCAGCCCCATGTGGTCTTCCAGTCCCCTCTGCTGGAATACAGCTCTGCTCTGGGCTTCGGGGGAGGTGGTCTGTCTCCCAACAGCCAACAGCCTGCTGTCCCCTCCTTCCCCAGTGTCATGGACATTCCCAG AAATCCTCTGTTTCCCCCTTACCCTCCCTCTGTACTAAGTGAAGCATGTAGGAGTCCGTATGGTGAACCCCACCATTACTATGGCACTAGGAACCTCCTCGATCCAAACATGGCCTACT ATGGCCATCCACATGGTCATGGTACTGGCCTTCCCATGTCCTACTGGAATATACCACAGGGGGGAGCTGTTCCCAGCCAGTTTGGTACTCATAGCCCACCCAGCCAGCACAGTGGAAGCAGCTACTTTGAGGCTCCAACACA GCCCAGCAATGACACTGCTAAGCAAGTCAGGGCTTTCCCTTCAGAGAGATCCAGAACACCCAGGGATAGGGTTTTGAGCTACAGAGAGGCTCTGAACCAACAG ATCCAGGACCAACAGAAGCAGAAGCaacaagagaaggaggagaaggaacgATATGAGGCCCAGCTGGAGGCTGACATGAGGAACCACCAGCCCTGggggagaggtggaggtggagcacCCCTGAGGGACAGCACAGGAAAACTCATTG CTGACCTCAACCAGATGCACAAGCTGAATGAGGAGGCTTACAGCAATCCAGAACAGTGGCAGCGGAGAGCCGCGGCTGTCATAGCTGCACGCCAGCCAGTACACCGCGACCCGAATGAAAGAGTCTCTG GTTTTGCCCATGTCCAAACCCCGCAGTTTGCCAGAGGCAAAGTCTTTGCCAACCAGGCTACTCCGCAACAACTCCAGGAGCAAGACGAGTACATGGCTTACCTCAAACAGCAG ATTGAGGAGAAGATGCGTAAAAAGGCGGAGGAGAAAGAACAGACCAGACTggcagaggagaaagaagagaggcGACTGGCAGAGGAGAGGGCTCGTATTCAGAGGGAATATGATGAAGAACAGGAGGGGAAGAAACGAAAGGAGATGGAG CAAAAGGCTGAGAATGAGAAGCTAAATCAGTTGGCGGAACAGAGGAAGATGGCagctgagaggaagaaggaggtaGAAGAGAACGAGGCGGCAGCACTGAGAAGAcagtatgagagagagagacaggcacgAGTGGAGGAG GTACACAGGGTGCCCTCGCCTCCAATCCCCACTCTGCAGAGGAGACAAGGGCATCACCAGTACACCCCCAGACCTCCTACTGTTGACAGCCAGCACTCGACAGCTCCCTTGTCT GAGCGCTCTTTGTCCGGCCTCCagtctcctcctgtccctgcttGCAGAAACCAGCTCCGAGCTGCAG aagACCAACGTGACGTGTTCAGTGAACTATCAGCACTGCGCCGGCAGCTTCACAGTGAACAAAAGCGCCTGGAAAGTCATCTGCAGCAGAGCGACTGGGAGGAACTGGACTCTCCTCTCAGTAACAG ACATCAGGAGCGTCCATTCGTAGATGTGTTTGACATGGCCAGGCTGCGACGCCAGGCTCCAGTCCGAAGACCCAACTCCACAAACGCGGAGCCCAGAAACCTGCTGCGAATCCACAACTCCCTCCAGCTGAAAGACTTAG ATGGGGAGTTGAGGCTGGGCTTCAGAGAGGATCCTAAACTGGAGGACATGGGTGTAACTAGCAGGAGGAGGCGGGACTACAGGGATCTTTATCAACAGTTCAGCAGCCAGAGGTCTACAGTTCAGGATG ATTATTCCGACCTGTCCTCACCACTACAGAATGATTATCTG AGGAGCATCACAAGGAGATCTGCACGAGGCTCACTCCTGGAATCAGAGAGTGCGTTTATTG GCGATGCCTCTCCATTACCTCACACCCCTGAACTAGAGAGAGCTCATCAGCTgtcagccagagagaggaggaggctggcCAAACAGTCACAGCGCCCACAG GAACAAGTTGCTTACAGCCAGCTAATTGGCCGGCATGACGATCACTCCAGGCTGTGGCACAAAGCAGAGCTCAGTGATAAGAACAGGACCCAGAACACAACAGGTCGCCTAATGGCTCCAAGTCATCATCGCACCACAGCCG GACCATTGGATCTGTCTGATGAtgactcctctcctccccttcgCCATCAGGGCTCCGTAGAAAGTTTTGCCACCAATCCATGGATGCGGCCAGAAACATCAGACACTCTGAAACGTTTGGACCGTCCATTGAGGAGGGAACGGTTGGCAACATAG